The window AACCCGGAACCGGAAATCGTGCTGGCCATCAACAGCCGCGGCAAGGTGGTGGGCGCGACGCTGGGCAACGATGTCAACCTGCGCGACTTCGAAGGCCGCAGCGCCCTGCTGCTGGGCAAGGCCAAGGACAACAACGCATCCTGCGCCGTCGGGCCTTTCATTCGCCTGTTCGACGCAAACTTTTCAATTGACGATGTGCGCCGCGCCGAACTTACAATGCGGGTCGATGGTACGGAAGGCTTTACGCTCAAGGGCAGCAGCTCCATGTCCATGATCAGCCGGGATCCGCTGCAGCTGGTGGAACATGCGATCGGCCCCAACCACCAGTATCCGGATGGACTGGTGCTGTTTCTGGGCACCATGTTCGCCCCGACCCAGGACCGTTTCGGTCCCGGCCAGGGCTTCACCCATCAGGTGGCGGACATTGTCACGATCTCCACGCCCAAACTGGGCGCGCTGGTCAATACGGTCAACTTCAGCGATCAGACGGCGCCGTGGACTTTCGGCCTGACGGCGCTGTTCAAAAATCTGGCCGACCGCAAACTCATTTAACCGCAAAGGAACAAGCATGTCCGCATCCACTGGCCGCCTCGCCGGCAAGACTGTCCTCATCACCGCTGCGGCCCAAGGCATTGGCCGCGCCTCCACCGAGCTGTTTGCGCGCGAAGGTGCGCGCGTGATCGCTACCGACATCAGCAAGCCCCACCTGGACGAACTGGCGGGTATCGCCGGCGTGGAAACCCATCTGCTGGACGTCACCGATGACGCCGCCATCAAGGCGCTGGTGGCCAAGATCGGGACCATCGATGTACTGTTCAACTGCGCCGGCTACGTGGCGGCGGGCAACATCCTGGAATGCGATGACAAGGCCTGGGACTTTTCCTTCAACCTCAATGCCAAGGCCATGTTCCACACCATCCGCGCGGTGCTGCCGGGCATGCTGGCCAAGAAGGCGGGCTCCATCGTCAACATCGCTTCGGCGGCCTCGAGCGTGAAGGGCGTCGCCAATCGCTTTGCCTATGGCGCATCCAAGGCGGCAGTGGTCGGCCTGACCAAGTCGGTGGCGGCGGACTTCGTGGCGCAAGGCATCCGTTGCAACGCCATCTGCCCGGGCACGATCGAATCGCCCTCGCTGAACCAGCGCATCAGCACCCAGGCCAAGGAAACCGGCAAGAGCGAAGAGGAAGTGCGCGCCGCCTTCGTCGGCCGTCAGCCGATGGGGCGCATCGGAAAGGCCGAGGAAGTGGCGGCGCTGGCGCTTTACCTGGCCTCCGACGAGTCCAACTTCACCACGGGTTCCATCCACATGATCGACGGCGGCTGGTCCAACTAAGCTCA is drawn from Herbaspirillum seropedicae and contains these coding sequences:
- a CDS encoding SDR family oxidoreductase; amino-acid sequence: MSASTGRLAGKTVLITAAAQGIGRASTELFAREGARVIATDISKPHLDELAGIAGVETHLLDVTDDAAIKALVAKIGTIDVLFNCAGYVAAGNILECDDKAWDFSFNLNAKAMFHTIRAVLPGMLAKKAGSIVNIASAASSVKGVANRFAYGASKAAVVGLTKSVAADFVAQGIRCNAICPGTIESPSLNQRISTQAKETGKSEEEVRAAFVGRQPMGRIGKAEEVAALALYLASDESNFTTGSIHMIDGGWSN